The following proteins are co-located in the Thermoplasmata archaeon genome:
- a CDS encoding FAD-dependent oxidoreductase, whose amino-acid sequence MASPRYDVAVVGAGIVGGACAREIARAGRSVVLLEAGEPGRETSCRAMGHVGVYDDNPAQLALTRLALELWAKEAPRLPPEVEYVRRGSLWIATSEEEMAEVAAKEARFRAHGVEAESIDGARLHELEPNLRADLPGACWVAGDVVLDAAEATHYLLREAVSAGAELRGGAHVRSLGPEGVVLDDGTRVASDRIVLAAGWQAPRLMPQLPIRPRKGHIALIAPRPGFVRHQLSEIGYVRDTEASRDDVISFSFQPRTSGRYLLGATRQYVGESLEVDPRVIERLLARAREFLPEFDRLTVERTWAGLRPAGPDSIPILGRVPARPWLFLAAAHEGIGITTSIATGRIVADLIDGRLPPLDPRPFLPDRLGDSLGTA is encoded by the coding sequence GTGGCCTCCCCGCGCTACGACGTGGCCGTCGTCGGGGCCGGGATCGTCGGCGGAGCGTGCGCGAGGGAGATCGCGCGGGCCGGGCGATCGGTCGTGCTGCTCGAGGCGGGAGAGCCCGGGCGGGAGACCAGCTGTCGCGCGATGGGCCACGTGGGCGTCTATGACGACAACCCGGCGCAGCTAGCGCTCACCCGGCTCGCGCTCGAGCTGTGGGCGAAGGAGGCGCCCCGGCTGCCCCCCGAGGTCGAGTACGTGCGTCGGGGATCGCTCTGGATCGCGACCTCCGAAGAGGAGATGGCCGAGGTTGCCGCGAAGGAAGCGCGGTTCCGCGCCCACGGAGTCGAGGCCGAGTCGATCGACGGGGCACGACTGCACGAGCTCGAGCCGAACCTCCGGGCCGACCTGCCAGGTGCCTGCTGGGTCGCCGGGGACGTCGTGCTCGACGCGGCCGAAGCCACGCACTACCTGCTGCGGGAGGCCGTGTCCGCCGGGGCCGAGCTCCGCGGCGGTGCGCACGTTCGCTCGCTGGGGCCGGAGGGAGTCGTTCTCGACGACGGAACGCGGGTGGCGTCGGATCGGATTGTCCTCGCCGCCGGATGGCAGGCACCGCGGCTGATGCCCCAGCTGCCAATCCGACCGCGCAAGGGGCACATCGCCCTGATCGCGCCCCGGCCGGGCTTCGTCCGTCACCAGCTCTCCGAGATCGGGTACGTGCGCGACACCGAAGCGTCGCGGGACGACGTCATCTCGTTCAGCTTCCAACCCCGCACGAGCGGCCGATACCTGCTGGGCGCGACTCGCCAGTACGTCGGCGAATCGCTCGAGGTCGATCCGCGTGTGATCGAGCGCCTGCTGGCCCGGGCTCGGGAGTTCCTGCCGGAATTCGACCGTCTGACGGTCGAGCGCACCTGGGCCGGACTGCGGCCGGCCGGTCCGGACTCGATCCCGATCCTCGGTCGGGTGCCGGCGCGTCCCTGGCTGTTCCTCGCCGCCGCCCACGAGGGCATCGGCATCACGACGTCGATCGCCACCGGAAGGATCGTGGCCGACCTGATCGACGGGCGTTTGCCCCCCCTCGATCCTCGGCCGTTCCTCCCCGATCGGCTCGGGGATTCGCTGGGAACGGCCTAG